The following are encoded in a window of Acidobacteriota bacterium genomic DNA:
- a CDS encoding dipeptidase → MKKFLLGLAIVLVLAAIVFFGFVPTYVGKSMNQTINPPPYQASEAARELHKKLLVADLHADTLMWNRDLVEKGSWGHVDLPRLQEGNVAVQAFTVVTKTPRNMNIESNTGDTDNITLLAFAELWPVSTWTNLTERALYQAWRLQDAAARSNGKLVMLKSKNDVTNFLQRRKSEPDVVAGFLGIEGAHALSGDVKNLDRLYDAGFRMIGMAHFFDNEMAGSAHGANKTGLTDEGKKLVERMQDRSVFIDLAHASAKTIDDVLDRARQPIIVSHTGVKGTCNNNRNLSDEQLKRIALTGGLVGIGFWDTASCGTDAKAIAKAIRYTVDLIGVDHVALGSDYDGAITAPFDTTGVVQITDALLQEGFSETEIKKIMGENVIRTLQFFLP, encoded by the coding sequence ATGAAAAAATTTCTGCTCGGACTGGCAATTGTGCTGGTGTTGGCGGCCATTGTCTTTTTCGGCTTTGTACCCACGTATGTTGGCAAAAGCATGAATCAGACGATCAATCCGCCTCCCTATCAGGCTTCGGAAGCGGCCAGGGAATTGCACAAAAAGCTTTTGGTTGCCGATTTGCACGCCGACACCTTGATGTGGAATCGCGATCTGGTGGAAAAGGGAAGCTGGGGGCACGTGGATTTGCCTCGATTGCAGGAAGGAAATGTCGCCGTTCAAGCCTTTACCGTCGTCACCAAAACGCCGCGCAACATGAACATCGAATCGAATACCGGCGACACCGACAACATCACGTTGTTGGCATTCGCGGAGTTGTGGCCGGTTTCGACGTGGACGAATTTGACCGAGCGGGCGCTGTATCAAGCCTGGCGATTGCAAGACGCTGCGGCAAGATCGAACGGCAAGCTGGTCATGCTGAAATCTAAAAACGACGTGACCAATTTTTTGCAGCGTCGAAAGTCTGAACCTGACGTGGTCGCAGGGTTTTTGGGAATTGAAGGCGCGCACGCGCTGTCAGGCGACGTGAAGAACCTGGATCGGTTGTACGACGCGGGTTTTCGGATGATCGGGATGGCGCATTTTTTTGACAATGAAATGGCCGGTTCGGCGCACGGCGCAAATAAAACCGGGTTGACCGACGAGGGTAAAAAACTGGTCGAACGAATGCAGGATCGCAGCGTGTTTATTGACCTGGCGCACGCTTCGGCAAAAACCATTGATGATGTGCTGGATCGTGCTCGCCAACCGATTATCGTTTCGCACACGGGCGTCAAAGGAACCTGCAACAACAACCGGAACCTCAGCGATGAACAATTGAAACGCATCGCCTTGACAGGCGGTTTGGTCGGCATCGGATTCTGGGACACGGCAAGTTGTGGAACCGACGCCAAAGCGATTGCCAAAGCGATTCGTTACACAGTGGATTTGATCGGCGTGGATCACGTCGCGCTGGGTTCGGATTATGACGGAGCGATCACCGCGCCGTTTGACACAACCGGCGTTGTTCAAATCACGGACGCGTTGTTGCAGGAAGGGTTCAGCGAAACCGAGATCAAAAAAATTATGGGCGAAAACGTCATTCGTACGCTGCAATTCTTTTTACCGTAA
- a CDS encoding sugar phosphate isomerase/epimerase has protein sequence MSVKAFEPKFMKVGVLTAALQELTPREKRDPDPDLAIEEWVQFAAELGVNYIQLGSALHPSEADIPAEAMLDPTANHLDLRQPFTKTRAKRVRASLQANKVGISDVGYFDNMLHDDPVLRKKKHDFMLRAMDAAVELDVQAVCGFVGRNQKTNMDQNLLDFEEWFIPLLKAAKDRGLTYRIEQCPMPGWVPGDNWHNNIAYTPGTWIALHRICEKHGVGDQFRIHYDPSHAILMGQDTRSLFQYLKDTGYNFLIGGFHVKGQVVDAKGVSAWGYGGQTVERGDMINGNPSPNVVDHLNAWAKQVVLCEHELPGTAKHDPLAYLQNRTVDWLDHQLAARELLQLDVENTFLIVEHEYPKARIQDKALLKPILQGSIAFARKIDEAAACMFALQNEVLAAQGIPVQGVGRQAYRS, from the coding sequence ATGTCCGTCAAAGCATTTGAGCCGAAGTTTATGAAAGTCGGCGTATTGACCGCCGCCTTGCAGGAACTCACGCCCCGCGAAAAACGCGATCCCGATCCGGATCTGGCCATCGAAGAATGGGTTCAATTCGCCGCCGAACTCGGCGTGAATTACATACAGCTTGGATCGGCGCTGCATCCATCAGAAGCCGACATTCCCGCCGAAGCCATGCTTGATCCCACGGCGAATCACCTGGATTTGCGGCAACCATTCACTAAAACCCGGGCCAAACGCGTTCGCGCCAGTTTGCAGGCCAACAAGGTCGGCATTTCCGATGTTGGCTATTTCGACAACATGCTGCACGACGATCCTGTGTTGCGGAAAAAGAAACACGATTTCATGCTGCGCGCGATGGATGCGGCAGTGGAGTTGGATGTTCAAGCCGTTTGCGGATTCGTCGGTCGCAATCAAAAAACCAACATGGATCAGAATCTGCTGGATTTTGAAGAATGGTTCATCCCGTTGCTCAAAGCCGCCAAAGATCGCGGGCTGACGTATCGCATCGAACAATGCCCGATGCCGGGTTGGGTTCCGGGCGATAACTGGCACAACAACATCGCCTACACGCCCGGCACCTGGATCGCGCTGCATCGCATTTGCGAAAAACACGGCGTGGGCGATCAGTTCCGCATTCACTACGACCCATCGCACGCCATTTTGATGGGGCAGGATACGCGTTCGCTGTTCCAGTATTTGAAAGATACCGGCTACAACTTCCTGATTGGCGGGTTCCACGTCAAAGGGCAGGTCGTTGACGCGAAAGGCGTTTCCGCATGGGGATATGGCGGCCAAACCGTCGAACGCGGCGATATGATCAACGGCAATCCTTCGCCAAACGTGGTGGATCATTTGAACGCCTGGGCGAAACAGGTTGTGTTGTGCGAACACGAATTGCCGGGCACGGCCAAACACGATCCGCTGGCGTATTTGCAAAATCGCACGGTGGATTGGCTGGATCATCAATTGGCCGCGCGTGAATTGCTGCAGCTCGATGTGGAAAACACCTTCCTGATTGTCGAACACGAATATCCGAAAGCGCGCATTCAGGATAAAGCCTTGCTCAAACCGATTCTGCAAGGATCCATCGCCTTTGCCCGGAAAATTGACGAAGCGGCGGCATGCATGTTTGCGCTGCAAAACGAAGTGCTGGCCGCGCAAGGCATTCCTGTGCAAGGCGTCGGACGGCAAGCCTATCGGTCATAA
- a CDS encoding ThuA domain-containing protein has protein sequence MNKRNLFWLIAIVLILAGSASAPISKVSAQKKIRVTYITECKGFKHGVLPESEKIMKELGDKNGFDVTISQDSASVMTPENLKNVDVLIFYTTGELPWTDDQKKLFLDFIKNGKGFIGIHSATDTFYKWPEYGEMIGGYFDGHPWTANTKVTVRKDDKNFPLTKQFPDSFEWMEETYQYKQFNAANVKVVMSMDTTKTDMTKKGAKGIHAVGDSPNIQADSFPLVWYRNYGKGRVFYSEPGHNSAIWNDPRYQSMLIGAVKWAAKKK, from the coding sequence ATGAATAAGCGTAACTTATTTTGGTTGATTGCAATCGTTTTGATTTTGGCAGGATCGGCCAGCGCGCCGATTTCAAAGGTTTCGGCGCAAAAGAAAATCCGCGTCACCTACATCACGGAATGCAAAGGCTTCAAGCACGGGGTGCTGCCCGAATCCGAAAAGATCATGAAAGAACTGGGCGACAAAAACGGATTTGACGTCACCATTTCGCAGGATTCCGCCAGCGTTATGACGCCTGAAAACCTGAAAAACGTGGACGTGCTGATCTTTTACACCACAGGCGAATTGCCGTGGACGGATGACCAGAAAAAACTTTTCCTGGATTTCATCAAAAACGGTAAAGGCTTCATCGGCATTCACAGCGCGACGGACACCTTTTACAAGTGGCCGGAATACGGCGAAATGATTGGCGGGTATTTCGACGGGCATCCGTGGACGGCCAACACCAAGGTCACGGTTCGCAAGGATGACAAAAACTTCCCGCTGACCAAACAGTTCCCGGATTCGTTTGAATGGATGGAAGAAACCTACCAATACAAACAATTCAATGCCGCCAATGTCAAAGTTGTCATGAGCATGGACACGACCAAAACCGACATGACCAAAAAAGGCGCGAAAGGCATTCACGCCGTCGGCGATTCGCCCAATATCCAAGCGGATTCCTTCCCGCTGGTGTGGTATCGCAACTACGGCAAAGGCCGCGTGTTTTACAGCGAACCGGGTCACAATTCGGCCATCTGGAATGATCCACGGTATCAAAGCATGTTGATTGGCGCAGTGAAATGGGCGGCCAAGAAAAAATAA
- a CDS encoding MBL fold metallo-hydrolase, which produces MKQFLYRLLKLVGLAVILLLALLAYTFLPMKLDVNATQDNNSFATSQPNAATLPEVKLSLMKAGKMTSQQSFSWRGGKWGVTYESGMAAVLVEHPKMSFLYDAGFGANVDAHATAMPWLMKKLANYVKEVPAAEQLRQNGIPPETIKTIFISHSHWDHISGLEDFPGAEVRMPGAELDFIRAHKMPGLIDQMIDKLNVKTFEFTDGPYENFDRSLDLFGDGSVVFVPLPGHTDGSNGMFVNLRSGKRFLFTGDLTWALEGFQLPAERPWMARKLVDYDEAEVRRSIVKVHLLMQKYPNLIVVPAHDRRAHDRVANLPNFEQ; this is translated from the coding sequence ATGAAACAATTTCTGTACAGATTGCTAAAACTCGTTGGACTGGCTGTCATTCTGTTGCTGGCGCTGCTGGCATACACCTTCCTTCCCATGAAGTTGGACGTGAATGCCACTCAAGACAACAACTCATTTGCGACCTCCCAGCCCAATGCCGCCACGTTGCCGGAAGTCAAATTGTCGCTGATGAAAGCGGGCAAAATGACTTCGCAGCAATCCTTTTCCTGGCGCGGCGGCAAATGGGGCGTGACCTATGAAAGCGGCATGGCGGCGGTGCTGGTCGAACATCCGAAAATGAGTTTCCTGTACGACGCCGGTTTTGGCGCCAACGTGGACGCGCACGCCACCGCCATGCCGTGGTTGATGAAAAAGCTGGCGAATTACGTCAAAGAAGTTCCCGCCGCCGAACAACTCCGCCAGAACGGCATCCCCCCGGAAACAATCAAAACCATCTTCATTTCCCATTCGCATTGGGATCACATCAGCGGCCTGGAAGATTTTCCCGGCGCGGAAGTTCGCATGCCCGGCGCGGAGTTGGACTTCATTCGCGCGCACAAAATGCCCGGCTTGATTGATCAGATGATTGACAAACTGAACGTCAAAACGTTTGAGTTTACCGACGGACCGTATGAAAACTTTGACCGCAGCCTGGATTTGTTCGGCGACGGCAGCGTGGTGTTTGTTCCTTTGCCCGGCCACACCGACGGATCAAACGGAATGTTTGTCAATTTGCGATCCGGCAAACGGTTTCTGTTCACGGGCGACCTGACCTGGGCGTTGGAAGGATTTCAGTTGCCCGCGGAACGTCCCTGGATGGCGCGGAAACTGGTGGATTACGACGAAGCCGAAGTTCGACGTTCTATCGTCAAAGTCCATTTGCTGATGCAGAAATATCCCAACCTGATCGTCGTTCCCGCGCATGACCGCAGAGCACACGACCGCGTCGCCAACCTGCCGAACTTTGAACAGTGA
- a CDS encoding glycosyltransferase: MWLQKGWVMKTELRIAFFTDSYTEVNGVAHTSRMLTEFAKRHQLPVLCVHAGEKIEQVQESSLQRLALPRTRFGFRLDADLRFDLLMMRHTRLALKTVRDFNPDVIHVTGPSDIGLLGVYVANKLKLPIVMSWHTNVHEYAKQRLEKLTPWLPTFLADTRRFSLAGSAERLSLKLTLLFYKLGKVFLAPNEELGKMLQRNTNRPVFMMRRGVDTNLFSPVKRERNDGLFTIGYVGRLTPEKNVRMLADLEKALLTAGIRDFRFVIVGTGSERVWLEQQMQAASFAGVLKGEALARAYANFDLFIFPSRTDTFGNVVLEAQASGVPAIVSDQGGPKFIIRDGKTGMVARSKSEFLSATLSLISQPELHAQMREAARELACRASWDNVFKQVWQAYELCVQRAAAEASVRQPLPPSTVRQDAVS, encoded by the coding sequence ATGTGGTTGCAGAAAGGATGGGTTATGAAAACTGAGTTAAGAATCGCTTTTTTTACGGATTCTTACACGGAAGTAAACGGCGTGGCGCACACCAGCCGAATGCTGACCGAATTTGCCAAACGGCATCAACTCCCCGTGCTGTGTGTTCACGCGGGCGAAAAAATCGAACAGGTTCAGGAAAGCAGCCTGCAACGATTGGCGCTGCCGCGCACGCGGTTTGGCTTCAGACTGGACGCCGATTTGCGCTTTGATTTGTTGATGATGCGACACACGCGGTTGGCGCTGAAAACAGTTCGGGATTTCAACCCGGATGTCATTCACGTCACCGGCCCAAGCGACATTGGATTGCTGGGAGTTTATGTCGCCAACAAACTGAAACTGCCGATTGTGATGTCCTGGCACACAAACGTTCACGAATATGCCAAACAACGGCTGGAAAAACTGACGCCGTGGCTTCCGACGTTTTTGGCCGACACTCGGCGATTTTCGCTGGCAGGCAGCGCCGAACGACTGAGCCTGAAACTGACCTTATTGTTCTACAAACTCGGAAAAGTGTTTCTGGCGCCGAATGAAGAGCTCGGCAAAATGTTACAGCGGAACACCAATCGGCCAGTGTTTATGATGCGGCGAGGCGTAGACACAAATCTGTTTTCCCCCGTCAAACGCGAGCGAAATGATGGGCTTTTCACGATTGGGTATGTCGGACGACTGACGCCGGAAAAGAATGTTCGGATGTTGGCGGATTTGGAAAAGGCCCTGTTGACCGCTGGCATCAGGGATTTTCGCTTCGTGATTGTCGGCACCGGCAGCGAGCGCGTTTGGTTGGAACAGCAAATGCAAGCCGCGAGTTTTGCCGGTGTGCTGAAGGGCGAAGCATTGGCGCGTGCTTATGCAAATTTCGATCTGTTCATCTTCCCTTCACGCACGGACACTTTCGGCAACGTCGTGCTGGAAGCGCAAGCGTCGGGCGTGCCTGCCATCGTCAGCGATCAAGGCGGCCCCAAATTCATCATTCGTGACGGGAAAACGGGTATGGTGGCGCGGAGCAAGTCCGAGTTTTTGAGCGCAACATTGAGTTTGATTTCGCAACCGGAACTTCACGCGCAAATGCGCGAAGCGGCGCGCGAACTGGCCTGTCGGGCTTCGTGGGACAATGTGTTCAAACAGGTCTGGCAAGCGTATGAGCTTTGTGTTCAACGCGCAGCCGCCGAAGCGTCCGTGCGCCAACCGTTGCCTCCGTCAACTGTGAGGCAGGATGCAGTTAGTTGA
- a CDS encoding glycosyltransferase family 4 protein, translating into MPIKTLHITNAFHQSSGGISTFYRALMERANRLGRQMTLVVPGDQTRTEALGEFTRIRFVKSPHAPAFDRRYRLLMPTQYLPFFAGELTRILREERPDLIEICDKYSVSWLAGLLRRRWLAGLPRTALVGMNCERMDDNVSAFLTNDKPGKLWSKFYLGNLYIPLFDYHIANSKYTAEELRAAMNPKHHREIRVLPMGAQIAEFAAAIPNESNRLQFLAQTNGDRQTRLLLYAGRLSPEKNLPLLLELMERLASENFRLVVAGSGPLADWLESESHRRVPGKVLLLGHVRDRQSLMNLYANCDAFVHPNPREPFGIAPLEAMAAGLPLVAPHSGGVLSYADETNSWLAEANAEAFASALKAVFDDASMRKDKLARARWTAQQYHWSDVADRFFTLYDELHADFPASRFAYQLDSTYRVTAINGSERALQ; encoded by the coding sequence ATGCCAATCAAAACACTGCACATTACAAACGCATTTCATCAGTCTTCCGGCGGCATCAGCACGTTTTATCGCGCGTTGATGGAACGCGCCAACCGGCTTGGACGACAAATGACGCTGGTTGTACCGGGTGATCAAACCAGGACTGAAGCCCTGGGTGAGTTTACGCGCATTCGTTTTGTGAAATCGCCGCACGCGCCTGCCTTTGATCGTCGCTATCGGTTGTTGATGCCCACACAGTATTTGCCGTTCTTCGCAGGCGAATTGACGCGAATCCTGCGCGAAGAACGTCCCGATTTAATCGAAATCTGCGACAAGTATTCTGTCAGTTGGCTGGCCGGGTTGTTGCGGCGGCGATGGTTGGCGGGTTTGCCCAGAACCGCGTTAGTGGGAATGAATTGCGAGCGGATGGATGACAACGTTTCGGCATTTTTGACAAATGACAAACCTGGAAAGCTCTGGTCAAAATTTTATTTGGGCAATCTGTACATTCCGCTTTTCGATTATCACATCGCCAATTCCAAGTACACCGCCGAAGAATTGCGGGCGGCGATGAATCCCAAACACCATCGCGAAATCCGCGTGTTGCCGATGGGGGCGCAAATTGCCGAGTTCGCCGCTGCAATTCCAAACGAATCCAACCGGCTGCAATTTCTGGCGCAAACCAATGGCGACCGGCAAACGCGGTTGTTGCTTTACGCCGGACGGTTGTCGCCGGAAAAGAATTTGCCGCTGCTCCTTGAGCTGATGGAGCGATTGGCGAGTGAAAATTTCCGACTTGTTGTTGCGGGTTCCGGGCCGCTGGCCGATTGGCTGGAAAGCGAATCTCATCGTCGCGTGCCCGGAAAAGTATTGTTGCTTGGTCACGTGCGAGACAGGCAATCGTTGATGAACCTGTATGCAAACTGCGATGCATTTGTGCATCCGAATCCGCGTGAACCATTTGGCATTGCGCCACTGGAAGCGATGGCCGCCGGATTGCCACTGGTCGCCCCGCATTCGGGCGGCGTGTTGTCTTATGCCGACGAAACAAATTCATGGCTCGCCGAAGCCAACGCGGAAGCCTTTGCTTCAGCCCTGAAAGCCGTTTTCGACGATGCTTCAATGCGCAAAGACAAACTGGCGCGCGCTCGATGGACGGCCCAACAATACCACTGGTCGGATGTCGCCGACCGTTTCTTTACGCTGTACGACGAACTGCATGCCGATTTCCCTGCGTCTCGATTTGCTTATCAACTCGATTCGACATATCGCGTTACTGCGATCAACGGTAGTGAACGAGCACTGCAATAA